From one Lolium rigidum isolate FL_2022 chromosome 4, APGP_CSIRO_Lrig_0.1, whole genome shotgun sequence genomic stretch:
- the LOC124706925 gene encoding uncharacterized protein LOC124706925 — MGGGDASGAGAPEEAQEQKRAAAAAYDYEGDARWADYWSNVLVPPHLAAKPDVLAHFKRKFYQRFVDRDLVVEPMASTGSTPPSRPDVRSSPPASSEGVRARSTGSSSRSAAPPPPPQTNTAANTLRFDARTILFSINGWVLVVAGLGMLPILPKHLADRACKLSLLGTVLSSGYSLYSTYGKPSALNMPAIQAWLQSVLGAKDFIHLMFSLLLVTSQLHLKISALPVFCWALDHVARFLRRNFTHSSFYRGYLEEPCLWVETNNTTISLLSSNAELALGFLLIISLFSWRRNIIQTFMYWNVLKMMYRAPATSSYHQSAWAKIGRTVNPYIHRYAPFLETPISAVQRWWLR; from the exons ATGGGAGGCGGCGACGCGAGCGGCGCGGGAGCGCCGGAGGAGGCGCAGGAGCagaagcgggcggcggcggcggcctacgACTACGAGGGCGACGCGCGCTGGGCCGACTACTGGTCCAACGTCCTCGTGCCGCCGCACCTCGCCGCCAAGCCCGACGTCCTCGCCCActtcaagcgcaagttctaccagCGCTTCGTC GATCGTGATTTGGTGGTCGAGCCGATGGCATCCACTGGTTCCACTCCGCCGAGCAGGCCAGATGTAAGGTCTTCACCTCCAGCGTCCAGCGAGGGTGTTAGGGCTCGCAGTACAG GTTCTAGCTCCAGGTCGGctgccccaccaccaccaccacagacAAACACGGCTGCAAACACATTGCGTTTCGATGCACGGACTATACTTTTTTCCATAAATGGCTGG GTACTGGTTGTTGCTGGTCTGGGAATGCTTCcgattttgccaaagcatcttgcAGACAGAGCTTGCAAGCTTTCTTTGCTGGGAACAGTCTTATCCTCAGGATATTCTTTATACAGTACCTATGGG AAACCAAGCGCGTTGAACATGCCTGCAATTCAGGCTTGGTTGCAGTCGGTACTTGGAGCCAAGGACTTTATCCATTTGATGTTCTCTTTGTTGCTCGTCACGTCTCAGCTGCACTTAAAGA TTTCTGCACTACCTGTGTTCTGCTGGGCACTTGATCATGTTGCCAGATTCCTAAGGCGTAATTTTACCCACTCATCTTTCTATAG GGGATACTTGGAAGAGCCTTGTCTTTGGGTGGAGACAAATAACACCACAATCAGCCTACTAAGCTCAAATGCCGAACTTGCACTGGGGTTCCTTCTGATTATATCATTGTTCTC GTGGCGACGCAACATAATTCAGACATTCATGTACTGGAAT GTGTTGAAGATGATGTACCGCGCGCCTGCAACATCAAGCTATCACCAGAGCGCGTGGGCGAAAATCGGGCGGACCGTCAACCCGTACATCCACCGCTACGCTCCGTTCCTCGAGACACCCATCTCCGCGGTCCAACGGTGGTGGCTCAGGTAG